From a single Nissabacter sp. SGAir0207 genomic region:
- a CDS encoding winged helix-turn-helix domain-containing protein, with translation MPSPTLSLADTRTLHLAAQGLLRPPTGSPQPHQLLDAIRAMGLLQIDTISVVARSPYLVLFSRLGAYPPAWLDEALAQRQLFEYWAHEACFIPIEDFRLLRHRMLDPANMGWKYNAAWHQAHQPAIEKLLAHIEQHGPVRSADFSRPAGSGNGWWDWKPEKRHLETLFTLGQVMVAERRNFHRVYDVTARVKPDWSDTRDALDEATARQEMLRRSARSLGIFKAAWLPDYYRLKRVALKPAIAAMLEEGSLHPVSVEGSDEPWYVHHSLLPLCQQMQQRRIRSSVTTLLSPFDPVVWHRKRALELFDFDYRIECYTPQEKRRYGYFVLPILQRGALIGRTDAKMHRKEGVFEIKGLWLEPGVRLGAQRLRDLTEAVTRCARWHGATRIAVDAVPEALRPHWGQGWACGQEIGGQA, from the coding sequence ATGCCCAGCCCGACCCTATCTCTGGCCGACACCCGCACACTCCACCTCGCTGCTCAAGGCCTGCTCCGCCCACCGACCGGATCGCCGCAACCCCACCAGTTGCTGGATGCCATACGGGCGATGGGGCTGTTGCAGATAGACACCATCAGCGTGGTCGCCCGCAGTCCCTATCTGGTGCTGTTCAGCCGCTTAGGGGCCTATCCACCCGCTTGGTTGGATGAGGCGCTCGCCCAGCGCCAGCTGTTTGAGTACTGGGCGCATGAAGCCTGCTTTATCCCAATTGAAGATTTCCGCCTGTTGCGCCACCGGATGCTGGACCCGGCCAATATGGGCTGGAAGTACAATGCCGCTTGGCATCAGGCGCACCAGCCCGCCATTGAAAAATTGCTGGCGCACATTGAGCAACATGGGCCAGTACGCTCGGCGGATTTCTCACGGCCCGCCGGCAGCGGCAATGGCTGGTGGGACTGGAAACCGGAGAAGCGCCACCTGGAGACGCTGTTTACGCTGGGGCAGGTGATGGTGGCGGAGCGGCGTAATTTCCACCGTGTCTACGATGTGACCGCACGCGTCAAACCCGACTGGTCTGACACGCGCGACGCGTTGGATGAGGCCACGGCGCGTCAGGAGATGCTGCGGCGCAGCGCGCGCAGCCTTGGCATCTTCAAGGCGGCATGGTTGCCGGACTACTACCGGCTGAAGCGGGTAGCGCTCAAACCGGCCATCGCCGCGATGTTGGAGGAGGGAAGCCTGCATCCGGTCAGCGTCGAGGGCAGCGATGAGCCTTGGTATGTGCACCACAGCCTGTTGCCGCTCTGCCAGCAGATGCAGCAGCGGCGCATCCGCTCCTCCGTCACTACGCTCCTTTCCCCCTTTGACCCAGTGGTGTGGCACCGCAAGCGCGCCCTGGAGCTGTTCGATTTTGATTACCGCATTGAGTGCTATACGCCGCAGGAGAAGCGCCGCTACGGCTACTTTGTGCTGCCGATTTTGCAGCGTGGGGCGTTGATTGGCCGCACGGATGCCAAGATGCATCGCAAGGAGGGGGTATTCGAGATCAAGGGGCTATGGCTGGAGCCGGGCGTGCGGCTTGGGGCGCAACGGCTACGTGACCTGACCGAGGCGGTAACGCGCTGCGCACGTTGGCATGGCGCGACGCGCATTGCGGTGGACGCGGTGCCAGAGGCGTTGCGACCGCACTGGGGGCAGGGCTGGGCGTGCGGGCAGGAGATTGGCGGGCAGGCTTAA
- a CDS encoding cold-shock protein: MMLKTGRVKWYNQAKGYGFISPSDGGSDLYVNRMAIANNKNKSLQEGQQVEFTCYHSVYHGLSAADVIAFR, translated from the coding sequence ATGATGTTAAAAACCGGACGAGTAAAATGGTATAACCAAGCCAAAGGCTATGGTTTTATTTCCCCGAGTGACGGCGGTAGCGATCTTTATGTGAATCGCATGGCGATTGCCAACAATAAAAATAAGTCACTGCAAGAGGGGCAGCAGGTGGAATTTACCTGTTACCACAGTGTCTACCACGGTCTTTCTGCCGCGGATGTTATTGCATTTCGTTAA
- a CDS encoding cold shock domain-containing protein, translated as MSKKTGQVKWFNESKGFGFIEQHDGGKDVFVHFSAIASEGFKTLAEGQRVEYTIQDSPRGPAAANVVAL; from the coding sequence ATGTCCAAGAAAACTGGTCAGGTTAAATGGTTCAACGAGAGCAAAGGTTTTGGTTTTATTGAGCAGCATGATGGCGGCAAAGATGTATTTGTTCACTTCTCTGCGATTGCTTCTGAAGGTTTCAAAACTCTGGCAGAAGGCCAGCGTGTAGAGTACACCATTCAGGATAGCCCGCGTGGGCCAGCCGCTGCCAACGTGGTTGCGCTGTAA
- the lpxK gene encoding tetraacyldisaccharide 4'-kinase, whose amino-acid sequence MIEKIWAGRSPLYLLLLPLSWLYGAISTLIRLSYRWGWRKSWQAPVPVVVVGNLTAGGNGKTPVVIWLVEQLQQRGLKVGVVSRGYGGKAEHYPLRVTAETSTQQAGDEPVLIFQRTGAPVAVAPKRREAVEALLAEQVDIVVTDDGLQHYALQRDAEIVVVDGVRRFGNGWWLPAGPMRERAGRLRSVDAVITNGGQAQPGEIAMTLHAGMAVNLLTGERRAAASLPHVVAMAGIGHPPRFFATLEALGVQIARRVPFADHQAYQPDQLAALTPAGETLLMTEKDAVKCRAFAQASWWYLPVNAVMESAQATVLLDKLVAQVKNITPETAK is encoded by the coding sequence ATGATTGAGAAGATCTGGGCCGGGCGCTCGCCCCTCTATCTGCTGCTGCTGCCGCTCTCCTGGCTGTATGGCGCCATCTCCACGTTGATTCGTCTGAGTTATCGCTGGGGTTGGCGCAAGAGCTGGCAGGCCCCGGTGCCGGTGGTGGTGGTGGGCAACCTGACGGCCGGCGGCAACGGCAAAACGCCGGTGGTGATCTGGCTGGTGGAGCAACTCCAGCAGCGTGGCCTGAAAGTGGGGGTGGTCTCACGTGGTTATGGCGGCAAAGCGGAGCACTATCCGCTGCGTGTGACCGCAGAGACTTCCACCCAGCAGGCAGGGGATGAGCCGGTTCTGATCTTCCAACGTACCGGTGCGCCGGTGGCCGTCGCGCCAAAACGCCGTGAGGCGGTCGAGGCGCTGCTGGCAGAGCAGGTTGACATCGTAGTGACCGATGATGGCCTGCAACACTATGCCCTGCAACGGGACGCAGAGATTGTGGTGGTGGATGGCGTGCGTCGTTTTGGAAATGGCTGGTGGCTACCGGCCGGGCCGATGCGTGAGCGTGCCGGACGCCTGCGCTCAGTGGATGCGGTGATCACCAACGGCGGGCAGGCCCAGCCAGGGGAGATTGCCATGACGCTGCACGCTGGCATGGCCGTAAACCTGCTGACCGGCGAGCGGCGCGCCGCTGCCAGCCTGCCGCACGTGGTGGCAATGGCGGGCATTGGCCATCCGCCACGCTTTTTTGCCACGCTGGAAGCGTTGGGCGTACAGATTGCGCGCCGCGTACCCTTTGCCGATCATCAGGCCTACCAGCCAGACCAACTGGCCGCATTAACCCCCGCCGGTGAGACGCTATTGATGACGGAAAAAGACGCAGTGAAGTGCCGCGCCTTTGCCCAAGCCTCATGGTGGTATTTGCCGGTCAATGCCGTTATGGAGAGTGCGCAAGCCACAGTGCTGCTGGATAAACTGGTCGCACAGGTAAAAAATATCACGCCTGAAACGGCAAAGTAA
- the msbA gene encoding lipid A ABC transporter ATP-binding protein/permease MsbA, translating into MMNDKDLSTWQTFRRLWPMIAPFKTGLIAAAIALILNAASDTFMLSLLKPLLDNGFGKADSSILLWMPLAVIGLMLVRGITSFVSSYCISWVSGKVVMHMRRRLFSHMMGMPVSFFDQQSTGTLLSRITYDSEQVASSSSSALITVVREGASIIGLFTLMFYYSWQLSLILIVIAPIVSIAIRVVSKRFRNISKNMQNTMGQVTTSAEQMLKGHKEVLIFGGQQVETERFDQVSNRMRQQGMKMVSASSISDPIIQLIASLALAFVLYAASFPSVMETLTAGTITVVFSSMIALMRPLKSLTNVNAQFQRGMAACQTLFSILDMEQEKDEGSREVTRAVGEIEFRHVTFSYPGKDIPALRDINLHIPAGKTVALVGRSGSGKSTIASLMTRFYDVQEGEILMDGHDLREYTLASLRRQVALVSQNVHLFNDTIANNIAYASQERYSREQIEQAARMAYAMDFIEKMDNGLDTVIGENGVMLSGGQRQRIAIARALLRDCPVLILDEATSALDTESERAIQKALDELQKNRTSLVIAHRLSTIESADEILVVEDGRIVERGNHADLLAQSGVYAQLHRMQFGQ; encoded by the coding sequence ATGATGAATGATAAAGATCTCTCCACCTGGCAGACCTTTCGTCGCCTCTGGCCGATGATCGCACCGTTTAAAACAGGCCTGATCGCAGCGGCCATCGCACTGATTCTTAATGCGGCCAGTGATACCTTTATGCTGTCGCTCCTGAAGCCACTGCTCGACAATGGTTTCGGCAAGGCGGACAGCTCCATCCTGCTGTGGATGCCGTTGGCCGTTATTGGATTGATGCTGGTACGCGGCATCACCAGCTTTGTTTCAAGCTACTGTATCTCATGGGTATCAGGCAAAGTGGTCATGCATATGCGCCGTCGCCTGTTCAGCCACATGATGGGAATGCCGGTCTCCTTCTTTGACCAGCAATCCACCGGCACACTGCTCTCACGCATCACCTATGACTCCGAGCAGGTTGCCTCTTCCTCCTCCAGCGCGCTGATTACCGTAGTACGCGAGGGGGCCTCCATCATTGGTCTGTTTACCTTGATGTTCTACTACAGTTGGCAGCTTTCGCTGATCCTGATTGTGATTGCGCCGATTGTCTCGATTGCGATCCGGGTAGTCTCCAAGCGTTTCCGCAACATCAGCAAAAACATGCAGAACACGATGGGGCAGGTGACCACCAGCGCCGAACAGATGTTAAAAGGGCATAAAGAGGTGCTGATCTTTGGTGGCCAGCAAGTGGAAACCGAACGTTTTGATCAGGTAAGCAACCGCATGCGCCAACAGGGCATGAAAATGGTTTCTGCCTCCTCCATCTCCGATCCTATCATCCAGCTGATCGCCTCGCTGGCACTGGCCTTTGTGCTGTATGCCGCCAGTTTCCCGAGCGTGATGGAGACCCTGACGGCCGGTACCATCACCGTGGTCTTCTCCTCAATGATCGCCCTGATGCGCCCGCTGAAATCTTTGACTAACGTCAATGCCCAGTTCCAGCGCGGCATGGCAGCCTGCCAGACGCTGTTCTCTATCCTGGACATGGAACAGGAGAAAGACGAAGGCAGCCGTGAGGTCACGCGTGCTGTTGGCGAGATTGAGTTCCGCCACGTCACCTTCAGCTACCCCGGCAAAGATATTCCGGCCCTGCGTGACATCAACCTGCACATTCCAGCCGGCAAAACGGTGGCACTGGTTGGCCGCTCTGGCTCCGGTAAATCCACCATCGCCAGCCTGATGACGCGCTTCTATGACGTCCAGGAAGGCGAGATCCTGATGGATGGGCATGACCTGCGCGAATATACCCTGGCGTCATTGCGTCGGCAGGTGGCGCTGGTGTCGCAGAATGTGCACCTGTTCAATGACACCATTGCCAATAACATTGCCTATGCCAGCCAGGAGCGCTACAGCCGCGAGCAGATTGAGCAGGCAGCGCGCATGGCCTACGCCATGGACTTCATTGAGAAGATGGATAATGGTCTGGACACGGTCATTGGCGAAAACGGCGTGATGCTCTCTGGCGGCCAGCGCCAGCGTATCGCGATCGCCCGTGCGCTGCTGCGTGACTGCCCGGTGCTGATTCTGGATGAGGCCACCTCCGCGCTGGATACAGAGTCTGAGCGCGCTATCCAGAAGGCGCTGGATGAGCTGCAAAAGAACCGAACATCGCTGGTGATTGCTCACCGCCTCTCCACCATTGAGAGCGCCGATGAGATTCTGGTGGTGGAAGATGGTCGAATTGTGGAGCGCGGCAATCACGCTGATCTGCTGGCGCAGAGCGGCGTGTATGCCCAGCTGCACCGGATGCAGTTCGGCCAATGA
- a CDS encoding ComEC family protein — translation MKLSINQISSAVIIGTLPLLLWHTLPPLWVCPALLVLTLAGSYVASKPAVCWLGVMLLALVWSLIHAHLSLKQVDRLYQHQVNVQGRVTSLALSDEPEERYAITLYQVEGQGLFPPVTAWVEWPPQGTVRCAGQIWQLQMALRPVHSQLNEGGFDRQRWAMARHQLLEGRVITATPLDLSCGWRQRVIQYAQHILPVTHHQGILLALAFGESRFLDRETKLLLQQTGVAHLMAISGLHIGMAALFGWVLARGLQILLPGRYIGHRFPLLLSGAVALLYIMLSGVNPPAVRSGIALGLWLLLRLCAIRCSGWQVGLWTMALILAVNPLMVLSDSFWLSCFAVGALLFWFHWCPLPVRYATGWRWLGLRWLHLQLCMFMLLVPLQIAIFHGLSLASLPANLWAVPLVSFLVVPLILLALCLLWLPAIAGTLWQGADGVLDWALAPLTWLQSGWIEWDQRALYWSGAGWLAVVVWRLGIVKQVVPVMVLTGVSIVHLNAPPAAQWRVDMLDIGHGLAVLIEKEGRGVLYDTGNRWPGGSSAEQTILPFLRWRHVTLEEIIISHAHLDHQGGLAALQKAFPHATLRSSQRGLPGLPCQQGEQWQWRGLHFQALWPKRLAEQAGNNDSCVVKVSDGTHHLLLTGDIEREAEQQLLREQRPALTATILQAPHHGSNTSSIAPFLRAVQPQIAIASASRYNAWRLPSIRVRRRYQAAGIPWRDTSRSGQLSVLFSSDSWELQGFREQIVPRWYHQRFGVQKDNE, via the coding sequence ATCAAGCTGTCAATTAACCAGATCTCATCAGCCGTTATTATCGGCACCCTGCCTTTGTTGCTGTGGCATACACTGCCACCATTATGGGTCTGCCCAGCACTGCTCGTCCTGACGCTGGCAGGCAGCTATGTTGCGTCCAAGCCAGCAGTGTGTTGGCTGGGAGTAATGCTGCTGGCGTTAGTCTGGTCACTTATCCACGCCCATCTGTCACTCAAGCAGGTAGACAGACTTTATCAGCATCAGGTGAATGTGCAGGGTAGGGTCACTTCGCTGGCTCTCAGTGACGAGCCGGAGGAGCGGTATGCCATCACCCTCTATCAGGTAGAGGGTCAGGGGTTGTTCCCACCGGTAACGGCATGGGTAGAGTGGCCACCTCAGGGTACTGTAAGGTGCGCCGGACAAATCTGGCAGTTGCAGATGGCATTGCGTCCCGTACATAGCCAGTTAAATGAGGGCGGTTTTGATCGCCAGCGCTGGGCAATGGCGCGCCACCAGTTGTTGGAGGGCAGGGTCATCACTGCCACGCCATTGGATTTATCATGCGGTTGGCGTCAGCGGGTGATCCAGTATGCCCAGCATATCCTGCCAGTCACCCACCATCAGGGCATCCTGCTGGCACTGGCATTTGGGGAGAGTCGCTTTCTGGATCGCGAGACCAAATTGCTGCTGCAACAGACGGGCGTTGCCCACCTGATGGCAATTTCAGGGTTGCATATTGGCATGGCAGCGCTTTTTGGTTGGGTGCTGGCGCGTGGACTACAGATTCTGCTGCCAGGGCGCTATATCGGCCATCGCTTTCCACTGCTGTTAAGCGGGGCAGTGGCTCTACTCTATATCATGCTCTCTGGCGTCAATCCGCCAGCGGTAAGGAGCGGGATTGCACTTGGCCTGTGGTTGCTATTGCGACTGTGCGCCATCCGGTGCAGCGGCTGGCAGGTAGGGCTATGGACGATGGCGCTGATTTTGGCGGTGAACCCTTTGATGGTGTTGTCAGACAGTTTCTGGCTCTCCTGTTTTGCTGTCGGCGCGCTGCTGTTCTGGTTTCACTGGTGCCCATTGCCAGTGCGCTATGCCACGGGTTGGCGATGGCTTGGCCTGCGCTGGCTGCATCTGCAACTCTGCATGTTTATGTTACTGGTGCCTTTGCAAATCGCCATTTTTCATGGCTTGAGTCTGGCTTCTTTGCCAGCGAACCTATGGGCCGTGCCCTTGGTCTCCTTTCTGGTGGTGCCACTGATCCTGCTCGCCCTCTGTCTACTGTGGCTGCCGGCCATCGCCGGTACATTGTGGCAGGGGGCGGATGGAGTATTGGACTGGGCATTGGCACCGCTGACGTGGTTGCAGTCAGGCTGGATAGAGTGGGATCAGCGCGCGCTCTACTGGAGTGGGGCAGGCTGGCTGGCCGTCGTGGTCTGGCGCCTTGGCATAGTGAAACAGGTAGTGCCAGTGATGGTGTTAACCGGGGTGAGCATTGTGCATCTTAATGCCCCACCTGCTGCGCAGTGGCGAGTGGACATGCTGGATATTGGCCACGGACTGGCAGTGCTAATAGAGAAAGAGGGACGGGGCGTGCTCTATGACACCGGCAACCGCTGGCCGGGTGGCAGTAGCGCCGAGCAGACTATCTTGCCTTTTCTGCGCTGGCGTCACGTTACCCTTGAAGAGATCATCATCAGTCACGCCCATCTTGATCATCAGGGTGGGCTGGCAGCGCTGCAGAAAGCCTTTCCCCATGCTACCCTCCGTTCATCACAGCGCGGCCTGCCGGGCTTGCCCTGCCAGCAGGGCGAACAGTGGCAGTGGCGCGGGCTGCATTTTCAGGCGCTGTGGCCGAAAAGGCTGGCGGAACAGGCGGGCAATAATGACTCTTGCGTGGTAAAGGTTTCAGATGGCACCCACCATCTGTTGCTGACGGGTGATATTGAGCGGGAGGCGGAGCAGCAGCTATTGCGCGAACAGCGCCCGGCACTGACGGCAACCATCCTGCAAGCGCCACACCATGGCAGCAATACCTCCTCTATTGCGCCGTTCCTGCGGGCAGTCCAGCCCCAGATCGCCATTGCCTCTGCCTCACGTTATAACGCCTGGCGATTGCCCTCGATTCGGGTTCGGCGGCGCTATCAGGCGGCAGGTATTCCGTGGCGTGATACCTCGCGATCGGGACAATTGTCTGTACTTTTTTCATCCGATAGTTGGGAATTACAGGGTTTCCGCGAGCAAATAGTGCCACGTTGGTATCACCAGCGGTTTGGCGTACAGAAGGATAATGAGTAG
- the ihfB gene encoding integration host factor subunit beta: protein MTKSELIERLAGQQSHIPAKAVEDAVKEMLEHMAGTLAEGERIEIRGFGSFSLHYRAPRIGRNPKTGDKVELDGKYVPHFKPGKELRDRANIYA from the coding sequence ATGACCAAGTCTGAACTCATTGAAAGACTTGCTGGCCAGCAATCTCATATTCCGGCGAAAGCCGTTGAAGATGCAGTGAAAGAGATGCTTGAGCATATGGCCGGTACGCTGGCTGAAGGTGAACGCATTGAAATTCGCGGATTCGGCAGTTTTTCACTTCACTACCGTGCGCCGCGTATCGGGCGTAACCCTAAAACTGGTGACAAAGTGGAGTTGGACGGCAAATATGTCCCGCACTTCAAACCGGGTAAAGAGTTGCGCGACCGCGCGAACATTTATGCCTGA
- the rpsA gene encoding 30S ribosomal protein S1, protein MTESFAQLFEESLKEIETRPGSIVRGVVVAIDKDVVLVDAGLKSESAIPAEQFKNAQGELEIQVGDEVDVALDAVEDGFGETLLSREKAKRHEAWLMLEKAYEEAATVTGVINGKVKGGFTVELNGIRAFLPGSLVDVRPVRDTLHLEGKELEFKVIKLDQKRNNVVVSRRAVIESENSAERDQLLENLQEGMEVKGIVKNLTDYGAFVDLGGVDGLLHITDMAWKRVKHPSEIVNVGDEITVKVLKFDRERTRVSLGLKQLGEDPWVAIAKRYPEGTKLTGRVTNLTDYGCFVEIEEGVEGLVHVSEMDWTNKNIHPSKVVNVGDVVEVMVLDIDEERRRISLGLKQCKANPWQQFAETHNKGDRVEGKIKSITDFGIFIGLDGGIDGLVHLSDISWNVAGEEAVREYKKGDEIAAVVLQVDAERERISLGVKQLAEDPFNNYLSMNKKGAIVTGKVTVVDAKGATVELAGGVEGYLRASEASRDRVEDATLVLNVGDEVEAKFTGVDRKNRVVSLSVRAKDEADEKDAIASVNNKQEEGNFSNAMAEAFKAAKGE, encoded by the coding sequence ATGACTGAATCTTTTGCTCAACTCTTTGAAGAATCCTTAAAAGAAATCGAAACCCGTCCGGGTTCCATCGTTCGTGGCGTTGTTGTTGCTATCGATAAAGACGTAGTGCTGGTTGACGCTGGCCTGAAGTCTGAATCTGCCATCCCGGCTGAGCAATTCAAAAACGCACAGGGCGAGCTGGAAATCCAGGTTGGTGACGAAGTAGACGTGGCTCTGGACGCGGTAGAAGACGGCTTCGGTGAAACCCTGCTGTCCCGCGAGAAAGCGAAACGTCACGAAGCATGGCTGATGCTGGAAAAAGCTTACGAAGAAGCAGCGACTGTTACCGGTGTTATCAACGGTAAAGTCAAAGGCGGCTTCACCGTTGAGCTGAACGGTATCCGTGCGTTCCTGCCAGGTTCCCTGGTTGACGTGCGTCCGGTTCGCGACACGCTGCACCTTGAAGGCAAAGAGCTTGAGTTCAAAGTCATCAAGCTGGACCAGAAGCGCAACAACGTTGTTGTTTCTCGCCGTGCGGTCATCGAATCCGAGAACAGCGCAGAGCGCGATCAGCTGCTGGAAAACCTGCAGGAAGGCATGGAAGTTAAAGGTATCGTTAAGAACCTCACTGACTACGGTGCATTCGTTGATCTGGGCGGCGTTGACGGCCTGCTGCACATCACTGACATGGCGTGGAAACGCGTTAAGCATCCGAGCGAAATCGTCAACGTTGGCGACGAAATCACCGTTAAGGTGCTGAAGTTCGACCGCGAGCGTACCCGTGTCTCCCTGGGCCTGAAACAGCTGGGCGAAGATCCGTGGGTTGCTATCGCTAAGCGCTACCCGGAAGGCACTAAGCTGACCGGCCGTGTAACCAACCTGACTGACTACGGCTGCTTCGTTGAAATCGAAGAAGGCGTTGAAGGCCTGGTACACGTTTCCGAAATGGATTGGACCAACAAAAACATCCACCCGTCCAAAGTTGTTAACGTTGGCGACGTAGTGGAAGTAATGGTTCTGGACATTGACGAAGAGCGTCGTCGTATCTCCCTGGGTCTGAAACAGTGCAAAGCCAACCCGTGGCAGCAGTTCGCAGAAACCCACAACAAGGGCGACCGCGTTGAAGGTAAAATCAAGTCTATCACTGACTTCGGTATCTTCATCGGCCTGGACGGCGGCATCGACGGCCTGGTTCACCTGTCTGACATCTCCTGGAACGTTGCAGGCGAAGAAGCAGTACGTGAATACAAAAAAGGCGACGAAATCGCAGCGGTTGTTCTGCAAGTTGACGCAGAACGCGAGCGTATCTCCCTGGGCGTTAAGCAGCTGGCGGAAGACCCGTTCAATAACTACCTGTCTATGAACAAGAAAGGTGCTATTGTTACTGGTAAAGTCACTGTAGTAGACGCTAAAGGTGCTACAGTTGAATTAGCGGGCGGCGTAGAAGGCTACCTGCGTGCATCTGAAGCTTCTCGCGACCGCGTTGAAGATGCAACTCTGGTTCTGAATGTAGGCGACGAAGTTGAAGCTAAATTCACCGGCGTTGACCGTAAGAACCGCGTTGTAAGCCTGTCCGTCCGTGCTAAGGACGAAGCTGACGAGAAAGATGCCATCGCTTCTGTTAACAACAAACAGGAAGAAGGTAACTTCTCTAACGCTATGGCTGAAGCTTTCAAAGCGGCTAAAGGCGAGTAA
- the cmk gene encoding (d)CMP kinase: protein MTVTAPVITVDGPSGAGKGTLCKALAESLGWHLLDSGAIYRVLALAALHHQVDIQSEEALVPLAAHLDVQFISRNGQLEVILEGEDVSNEIRTETVGNTASQAAAFPRVREALLRRQRAFREAPGLIADGRDMGTVVFPDAPVKIFLDASAEERARRRMLQLQEKGFSVNFERLLAEIKERDDRDRNRAIAPLVPASDALLLDSTSMSIHEVIEKALAYAHDVLALPQK, encoded by the coding sequence ATGACGGTTACAGCCCCGGTGATTACCGTTGATGGGCCAAGTGGTGCCGGTAAAGGTACGCTGTGCAAAGCGCTGGCGGAGTCATTAGGCTGGCATCTGCTGGACTCTGGTGCCATCTACCGCGTGCTGGCGCTGGCCGCGCTGCACCACCAGGTCGATATCCAGTCCGAGGAGGCCTTGGTGCCGCTGGCCGCTCACCTTGACGTGCAGTTCATCTCGCGCAACGGGCAGCTTGAAGTGATCCTGGAAGGTGAGGATGTCAGCAATGAGATCCGCACGGAAACCGTAGGCAACACCGCCTCTCAGGCCGCCGCCTTCCCGCGGGTGCGCGAAGCACTGCTGCGCCGCCAGCGCGCCTTCCGCGAGGCACCTGGCCTGATTGCCGATGGCCGCGACATGGGCACGGTGGTCTTTCCTGACGCGCCAGTAAAAATATTTTTGGACGCCAGCGCGGAAGAACGTGCACGTCGGCGCATGCTACAGTTGCAGGAAAAGGGCTTTAGTGTTAACTTTGAACGTCTTTTAGCCGAGATAAAAGAGCGTGACGACCGCGATCGCAACCGCGCGATTGCACCGCTGGTGCCTGCTTCTGATGCCCTGTTGCTGGATTCGACCAGCATGTCCATCCATGAAGTGATTGAAAAAGCGTTGGCTTACGCCCATGACGTACTGGCACTGCCACAGAAATAA
- the aroA gene encoding 3-phosphoshikimate 1-carboxyvinyltransferase, whose translation MQDSLTLQPIAKIDGTVNLPGSKSVSNRALLLAALAQGTTTLTNLLDSDDVRHMLNALEKLGVAFRLSADRTRCEVEGQAGPLRSAQALELFLGNAGTAMRPLAAALCLADGDITLTGEPRMKERPIGHLVEALRQGGAQVDYLEQENYPPLRLRGGFNGGDIAVDGSVSSQFLTALLMTAPLAARDTAIRIKGELVSKPYIDITLNMMKSFGVEVVNDEYRVFHIKGQQTYQAPGEYLVEGDASSASYFLAAAAIKGGTVRVTGIGRHSMQGDIHFADVLEKMGARITWGDSYIECSRHELHGIDMDMNAIPDAAMTIATTALFAQGETTIRNIYNWRVKETDRLAAMATELRKVGAEVEEGHDYIRVVPPAELQYAEIGTYDDHRMAMCFSLVALSETPVTILDPKCTAKTFPDYFDRLASLSQPA comes from the coding sequence ATGCAGGACTCGTTAACCCTACAGCCGATTGCCAAAATTGATGGCACCGTCAACCTCCCAGGCTCAAAAAGTGTGTCCAACCGTGCGCTGCTGCTGGCGGCGCTGGCGCAAGGCACCACGACCCTGACCAACCTGCTCGACAGTGATGACGTGCGCCATATGCTCAACGCCCTGGAGAAATTGGGCGTGGCGTTTCGCCTCTCGGCGGATCGCACCCGCTGTGAGGTGGAAGGGCAAGCCGGGCCACTGCGCAGCGCGCAGGCGTTGGAGCTGTTCCTGGGCAATGCAGGAACGGCCATGCGCCCACTGGCGGCGGCGCTCTGCCTCGCGGACGGCGACATCACGTTGACCGGCGAGCCACGCATGAAAGAGCGGCCGATCGGCCACCTGGTGGAAGCCCTGCGTCAGGGCGGCGCGCAGGTTGACTATCTGGAGCAGGAGAACTATCCGCCGCTGCGACTGCGTGGTGGGTTCAACGGCGGTGATATTGCCGTTGATGGCAGCGTCTCCAGCCAGTTCCTGACGGCCCTGCTGATGACCGCGCCGCTGGCGGCACGTGATACGGCGATCCGCATCAAGGGTGAGTTGGTCTCAAAGCCCTATATCGACATCACGCTCAACATGATGAAGAGCTTTGGCGTTGAAGTGGTGAATGATGAGTACCGCGTCTTCCACATCAAGGGCCAGCAGACTTATCAGGCACCCGGCGAATATCTGGTGGAGGGCGATGCCTCTTCCGCCTCCTACTTCCTCGCGGCTGCGGCGATCAAGGGCGGCACCGTCCGCGTGACCGGCATTGGCCGCCACAGTATGCAGGGAGATATTCACTTTGCCGACGTGCTGGAGAAGATGGGCGCGCGCATCACGTGGGGCGACAGTTACATTGAGTGCAGCCGCCACGAGTTGCATGGCATCGACATGGATATGAATGCCATCCCGGATGCGGCAATGACCATCGCGACCACTGCGCTCTTTGCCCAAGGGGAGACCACCATCCGCAATATCTACAATTGGCGGGTGAAAGAAACTGACCGTCTGGCGGCGATGGCGACAGAGTTGCGCAAGGTGGGCGCCGAGGTGGAGGAGGGGCACGACTACATCCGCGTGGTACCGCCGGCAGAACTGCAGTACGCGGAGATCGGCACCTACGACGATCACCGCATGGCGATGTGCTTCTCGCTGGTGGCGCTCTCTGAAACGCCGGTGACTATCCTCGATCCAAAATGTACTGCCAAAACCTTCCCAGACTACTTTGACCGCCTGGCTTCACTGAGCCAACCGGCATAA